The genomic stretch CTTGAAAGAAGGAGAAGCAGTTGAATTCACTTTCAAGAAATCCTCTAAAGGTTTGGAGTCCATCCGAGTCACTGGCCCCGGAGGAGTTTTCTGCATTGGCAGCGAAAGGAGACCGAAGGGAAAAAACCTTCAGAAACGCAGGTCGAAAGGAGATCGGTAAGGCTTCGTTCAGGGACTTGTTCAGCGAGTCCGGAAacctcttgacttacaacaaaatGTCAAAGCTTGGAAAAGCAAAGGATATTCTGTGTATTGGAAGTATAGAAATAGATAAATCAGTTTTGtgagggtgttgttgttttttggatgGAGAAAAAACAACAGTCAAATTAAGTTTGGAACTCTCTTCCACAtaatctactgtgtttccctgaaaataggacagggtcttattttttttcacccccgaaataagtgcctggctttatttttggggaggtcttattatttttgaggtgcaggaggtgacaagcgtggtcacctcatggctgctgctgcagcagcaaGGCACAtcgctgggcctgccactctttttgcggtAGCCATTAGCGTCAAAGAAGGGGCACAATGGCTAGGGCTGTGGGAGCGGCTGTTAGGTAAGGGTGTGTGGGGTGCATGAGGcatgcttcccccctcccttccccccctccagccTTGCCTCTTCACCTCATGTTTGCacggcaagcaaccagaggaaatggtgggAACTGGCTGCACATGtgcttaaatatttttggggagggcttattttcagggaaacaagttATAAAAGatgtgtgatttttttccctttctttccagcAGTTTGGCATATTACGCAAATCCGggcattctttatttatttcattactttATTCTGTCTTACCCATAGAGGACTCAAGATAGCTAATAACAACAAAACCTTGCTTGGCTTTCTAAAGTTTGCAGTGGTGTTCATTTTTCACCATCATCACGAGAGCTAGAAATTTGTTTAATGTTAATAGGAAGAAATATTGACATCTGACATTCTCACcaagataatgataacaataagaCAATGAGCctcttggtctagtggttaagatgctggtttAGGAACCAGGagcctgagttctagtccttccttaaccATGACAGCTGactaggtgattttgggccagtcacccttTCTCAGTCCAACTCCGTTCACTTGATTGTTATGAGGGAAATAATAAGGGAGGATCATTAAGTATGTTCACTGTAACGTTGAGTTATTatgaaaataaaggcaggataaaaatcaaataagtaaTTTCAGTTGCCAGATGTCTTCTGGCATGATGAGAATGGCAAATAGGCATGTAGGCACGCCAGTGCAGGCCTGGGAGAAGAGATGTttataataatagaaaatacttgtagctcgggttttagattttggcagtggtttgcttCCCAAGCTTGTTTtaatttagtttctgaatgtttcattaccaaactaggtaacatcagcagaaTTTTCTTCTCCTATTCTCCTTAGCTTATAAATGTCTTGTGTGCCAGTGTGATTGGTTGTTCGTTTGGAGCTACATTTAAATTCTGAGAAGCTGAttggtttgcttaattggttgttTGAATCATCTGGTTTCTTAGAGTGGCAGACACTGTTTCAAAGGAGTGGTAGACAGTGCTCTGAATGTGttgccctgccctctggaaccccttttttttcactttcagatccagcacttagatttatataccgcttcagagggctttacagccctctctaagcggtttacagagtcagcatatttccccccagaatctggctcctcattttaccgatctcagaaggatggaaggctgagtcaaccttgaggcagtcaggatcaaactccaatctgtgggcagagtttgcctgcaacactgcattctaaccactgcgccaccaggaaccaaggaaaggaggggagaaatagcaatagcacttagacttatataccgcttcatagtgcttttacagccctttctaagcggtttacagagtcagcatactgttcccaacaatctgggtcctcattttaccaatctcagaaggatgagagctgagtcaagcttgagccagtcaggattgaactgctagcagtcctgaatactgcattctaaccattgctccATCACGGCTCTAATATATGCGGCTATGCCTATGCAAAGGCCCACCACCTTGCTTAAATTAGTTGCCTTAATTCAGATTCACCCAATCTGGTTCTCTCTGGAGGTGTTTGATTATAGGTGTCCCATTATTCCCAGCCAGTTTTACCCTCCTTCGGTGGGGTGGCGGCTTGGCCATCAGTTGTCTCCTCCTTCCGCATAAGTTGCTTCCTTTTGGCTTTTTAAGTGAATGGCAGATGCAGATTCTTAGGGCAACAAAGGATAAGGTCaaagttcacacacacacacacacacacacacacacacacacacaccagctgaATAGAAATAGATCAACCCGTTAGCATTCATGTGCTTGAGCAGTGGCTCATCCCTTGGGCACCCTAGGAAGAGAGAGAACATCAGGGAGACTTCCCACAGCAGCGCATGGAAAtaatatatacactatattgccaaaaatattcgctcacaactgcttttgcttatgtggatgggtgagcgaatatgtttggcaatatagtgtatcttacAACACTTGTCCCTAGGCTTGTGCCCTCCAGATATTCTAAAGATCACAGTGGCTGTGGGAGTTGCATTCTTAATACATCTGGAAGGCACCAGATTATCTTACACTGGCTGTATTCCTACAATTGTTAACCGGCTGTTACAGATCTAACAATTTGGCATAGCATACTCAGAGGTTAAATTTAGGCCTTTTGGCTAGCAGCTTGCATGAAGTCAGCTCACTTGCTCATTTAATAGTTCAGTGTGTGCATAAACCCATGAGAATGGGGTGATCCTTATTGACTGAAAGACAAGCCTTTAGGCTACACCCTTGGTTGATTCAGGGTGGTTTATTCTTCCTGGCCCTCTAATATCTTAAATGGGCACCGGACTATTTTAAGAGAATCCACTTATTCTACTGACATAATACAGTAGGGAGGATGGGATGCACGGAACAGCAGTGCTTTTATTGCAGAATTACCGTATGGCCCATTTGCTTAGGGATATCCCAACACACCTGAAGGCCAACAAAAAACTTTCAGCTGTCTGGTTGGGAAACCAGATCTTCTTAACATGTTTTCGGATAGCATTTCCCATCAGGGGTTGCAAGCTGCAAAACCAAAACTGAAAATTTATCATAGcataatccaaaacatctggagggcatgaGACTGCCGCCTGCCTTATCTTTGCTTTTCCACAATTGTTGGGGTGGGGGAGTCTTTAATAATAGCAACGGGGAGGGGGGTTCCCCCTAGTGGTTGAAAACAGATTTACACATTATTTTAATTCGTCAAATTTTTGAAGATCTCTCTGGGAAAGTTGCTGGATCTTCCTTTACTACTATCCCTTGAGGGAGCAATTGGTTCAttgaaactgtgtgtgtgtgtgagagaggggcaGAGAATCTGAAAAATGATGGGAGTGTTGTTGATATTTCTTTGACTTTCCGATCGAGCCGATAGCTATGAGGTTTCTTGATAAGGCCCTGGTTCAGAGTAATCAGATTGGTTTTGTTCAGATTTTATTTATATCAGCCAAGGTCATTAGGGCTCTGCTACATAGGTttaatagggacgcggtggctcagtggctaagacgctgagcttgtggagGGTCAGAagtttgatggttcgaatccctagcaccatataaTGGAGTGAGATCCCCTTActcgccccagcttctgccaacctagcagttcgaaagcatataaaaaatgcaagtagaaaaataggaaccacctttggtgggaaggtaaacgcgttccgtgcaccttcagcatttagtcatgccggctacatgactatggagacgtcttcagacagtgctggctcttcgaatttgaaatggagatgaacaccgccccctagagtcaggaaggcctagcgcatatgtgtgaggggaacctcaGTGATAATAACTCAGGGAcatagtggctcaatggctaagacgctgagcttgtcgatcagaaagatcagcagttcgtcggtttgaatccctagcaccaagtaacgaggtgagctcccattacctgtcccagcttctgccaacctagcagttcgaaagcaagtagaaaaatgggagccacctttggtgggaaggtaacagcgttccgtgcaccttcagcatttagtcatgctggccatatcaccacagagacgtcttcagacagtgctggctcttcgaatttgaaatggagatgagcaccgccccctagagtcaggaaccactagcacatatgtgcgaggggaacctttacctaggtTTAACACGAATGATAATAATTCTCCTTTGTTTTGGCTAGGTTGTGGAGATACACATAGCTAGGGCTTTCCTGGAATAACCTTCCTGCTTTTCcctccattttgttttgttttcctcttttttccccagatGCTACAACTGTGGTGGCCTGGATCATCATGCCAAAGAATGCAAGCTCCCTCCGCAGCCTAAGAAATGCCACTTCTGCCAAAGCATTGCCCACATGGTGGCCAACTGTCCGATCAAAACGCAGCAGTCGCCCAGTTCTCAGGGAAAGCCCACATACTTccgggaggaggaagaaatgcaCAGCTCATCCTTTCTTCCTGAAACCAGGGAATGATCTCTGGAAATCAGTAGGAAATCTGCCCAGTTGACCGGCTTCAGGGCATCAAGTCAGCCAAAATGGGAGCAGAGAACAGCATTGGCTCCAAGCTATGAGTGAACAAGCACTGGGCAGGAGAGCAGCAGCTTTTATCTTTAGCAAAGGCAAAAACTTGAGTGGAAGGGGGAAAccctttttctccttttagtGGGTGGGGAATCTAAGGAATCCCTTTCTTAATCAGTTTTGTGAAATTGGAAGAAAAAGCCAAAGGTACCTTTGTGAGCTTGGCTTTCTTCACTAATCCGAGTGAAGATCaagaaaatgcaaaaaacaaaaaaaccctgaagTTATGGATCTCAGGATGTGTTTGTACTTGAgttaaatgtgtttgtgtgtctgtgtctctctgtgtgtatatgtcaTTGCTACACATTGACAAGACCATTGGAATTGAAATAAGATAACTGGCAGGCTCCCCTCTCTTAAGACAATCCGAGGGTCAAGGAAGGAAGAGTCCCACTTTAGAAGTCTTTAGGGACACCGACTCCCCAAACTGCCTGCCCCATGTTCTCTTAACAGAAAATAACTGAATCTCCTCTATTTTCATATCTGAACTGGGATTCATTTGTTGTTAGGGAGAAGTAAGAGCCACATGCTTTTAGATGTTTATGGGACCTGAAGGAGTATTGGCAGGCGCAGGAATCTGATTTCTGCCAAAACAAACCTGAAGGATTAGATCTGTTTAACTTCTGTGCTATTAACGTCTATAGCCATACTCCTTCCTGCAGGTGCTTGTTTGGCTAATTCAGatgtttaacacacacacacacacacacacacacacacacacacacacacacacgatacaaacacatagacacaaaaatgcaaatttgGCACATATCTAATATTGCCATGCATGCGACCTACATATTTTTCATTCTCTAAATGAGCACAAGGGTTCTAAGTTTAAATATGTGTTTACTTTGTCAAGCCCACTCATCAGATAAAAACTGCTGCTCCATTGCCCAGCTTAATTTCTGTAGCTctgcctttaatttattttgttcccGCGGACAGCTGGACTTGCCGTGTGAAAAGCGGGAGGGTGGGTGGACCTCTCTCTGCTCTGAAGCCGTGATGTGAAATCTGCACTACGATGTGCGTGAATGACGTATCTTTgggtttgttatttttattttgcttttctttgggaggggggaatgttcccttgttttaaaagtataaatattctgttttgtatttttgtatattttaaattttaagaggaaaaaaaggaagaaaaaaacgaCACGATTCTGCAATTTATTCTCAGGTATTCTCACACATCTCAGGGATGGAAGAATCTTGGCAGCTCTGGGGCTGAATGGATCAGCGTTTAACAGCACAAAGAATAAGAGAGCCTccgtttttaaaacattttgtagcTCTAACAATCTCTGTGTGTGAGTGCATTGATGTTTCTAAATGCTGTATTTTAGtagatttcttcttttccctcttggATACAAGTGAAGGTAAAAGGATTTGTGGCACAGCTCAGAGGAAAGTCTCCATGTAGAGATACTTCTGTGgggcttccttcctttccccctcaaaGTTGCATAAGCTAAAGGTTTCTCCAAGGACTGCCTGTGGACCAACAAGCCAAAGGGAAGGATATCCCACAGCAGTGCATTATATTGGTGATGTAATTTATACCCTAGTATAGTTTTGGTGCCTGATAGGATCTCCTCTGTTCCACCTATCCTTAAGCCTTTTGACTCATTGACCATTCCTGCATCTCATCTCTAGTAGAATTTCTTGTTCATGCATGTTAGAGTCTAGACCCATATTATCCTTTAACTGTCAGTTTCATGTAATGTTCAGATTCTGCAAGTCTTAAGAAACTGAAATAGGAAAGGGGAGAATCTGTAAATTGGTCAGAAAACTTTGACACCTCTTGAAAGTAGAGAAATGTACTTGCTGCGTCAGGCACATCAGCAGACATGTCCACTTATCCAGGTCAGGATGTCTTATATTCCAAGCCCCatgaattatttgaaataaacaaaaaaaaatccatctctcctttccatatttttgtcaggaaaagaaaaagagaaactatATTTCATTTGCTGCCTTTTCACTCTGCCCCAAACCCACAGTTGAAGGATGTCACCTCACTCTGCTGAATAGTAGGGCTTGCCTGCTGGAGGTGATATTGCAAGCAGGAAAGGATCTGCAAAGATGGGAGAGTTAGGCAGCAATTGAGAGCATGTAACACTGCAGATGTTGATAAATCATAGCTGTattagctatgctggctgggacaCTGAATTGTATTTTGGAGCACCCAACTTCCCAGTTTTCTACTCTGCTACTCTTGGGAAGTTGTGTAGGATCTGCTGTTTGATATCAAAGTAACTAGCTTTCTCGCAGTTGCTA from Thamnophis elegans isolate rThaEle1 chromosome 12, rThaEle1.pri, whole genome shotgun sequence encodes the following:
- the LIN28A gene encoding protein lin-28 homolog A, whose protein sequence is MGSVSNQQFAGGCAKAGEEEPSGDSPRPDEDSQPLLHGAGICKWFNVRMGFGFLSMTTKEGVALESPVDVFVHQSKLHMEGFRSLKEGEAVEFTFKKSSKGLESIRVTGPGGVFCIGSERRPKGKNLQKRRSKGDRCYNCGGLDHHAKECKLPPQPKKCHFCQSIAHMVANCPIKTQQSPSSQGKPTYFREEEEMHSSSFLPETRE